A genomic window from Cytobacillus sp. IB215665 includes:
- the rplC gene encoding 50S ribosomal protein L3 — translation MTKGILGRKIGMTQVFVGDVLVPVTVVEASPNVVLQKKTEATDGYEAIQLGFDNKREKLANKPAKGHVAKADTTPKRFIREFRGLNVEEYEVGQEVKVDVFSEGDVVDVTGISKGKGFQGAIKRHGQSRGPMSHGSRYHRRPGSMGPVDPNRVFKGKLLPGRMGGERITVQNLEVVKIDAERNILLIKGNVPGPKKGLVTINSAVKAQ, via the coding sequence ATGACCAAAGGAATCTTAGGTAGAAAGATTGGTATGACACAAGTGTTCGTTGGAGATGTACTTGTACCAGTTACTGTAGTTGAGGCTTCACCTAACGTAGTTCTTCAGAAGAAAACTGAAGCAACAGATGGTTATGAAGCTATACAACTTGGTTTTGATAACAAGCGTGAAAAGCTTGCTAACAAACCAGCTAAAGGACATGTTGCAAAAGCGGATACTACGCCTAAGCGCTTCATCCGTGAATTCCGCGGGCTGAACGTTGAGGAATATGAAGTTGGTCAGGAAGTCAAAGTTGACGTCTTCTCTGAAGGCGATGTAGTAGATGTTACAGGTATTTCAAAGGGTAAAGGATTCCAAGGTGCAATTAAGCGCCACGGACAATCACGCGGCCCTATGTCACACGGTTCGCGCTATCACCGTCGTCCTGGTTCAATGGGACCTGTTGATCCAAACCGTGTATTCAAAGGAAAGCTTTTACCTGGACGTATGGGTGGAGAACGTATAACTGTTCAAAACTTAGAAGTTGTAAAAATTGATGCTGAACGTAACATTTTACTTATTAAAGGTAATGTCCCAGGACCAAAAAAAGGTCTTGTAACTATTAATAGTGCGGTTAAGGCACAGTAA
- the rplW gene encoding 50S ribosomal protein L23 translates to MKEPRDIIKRPVITERSTDLMEEKKYTFDVDVKANKTEVKDAVEAIFDVKVEKVNIMNYKGKFKRMGRHSGYTNRRRKAIVKLTADSKEIELFEV, encoded by the coding sequence ATGAAAGAACCTCGTGATATTATTAAGCGCCCCGTTATTACAGAACGTTCTACAGATTTAATGGAAGAGAAAAAATATACGTTTGACGTTGATGTGAAAGCTAATAAAACTGAAGTCAAGGATGCTGTTGAGGCAATTTTTGATGTGAAAGTAGAAAAAGTAAACATCATGAACTACAAAGGTAAGTTCAAGCGTATGGGTCGTCATAGCGGTTATACTAATCGTCGCAGAAAAGCAATTGTGAAGTTAACTGCTGATAGCAAAGAAATCGAACTTTTTGAAGTATAA
- the rpsG gene encoding 30S ribosomal protein S7, with translation MPRKGPVAKRDVLPDPIYNSKLVTRLINKMMVDGKRGKSQDILYKSFELVKERSGKEAMEVFEQALKNIMPVLEVKARRVGGSNYQVPVEVRPDRRTTLGLRWLVNYARLRGERTMEERLANEILDAANNTGAAVKKREDTHKMAEANKAFAHYRW, from the coding sequence ATGCCTCGTAAAGGACCCGTTGCAAAAAGAGACGTGTTACCAGATCCGATTTACAATTCAAAGCTAGTAACACGCTTAATTAATAAAATGATGGTTGATGGAAAAAGAGGAAAGTCTCAAGATATTCTTTACAAATCGTTTGAATTAGTAAAAGAACGTTCTGGTAAAGAAGCTATGGAAGTTTTTGAGCAAGCTCTTAAAAACATCATGCCAGTATTGGAAGTTAAAGCTCGCCGTGTTGGTGGATCTAACTATCAAGTACCAGTTGAGGTGCGCCCTGATCGTCGTACTACATTAGGACTTCGTTGGTTAGTAAACTATGCACGTCTTCGTGGAGAAAGAACGATGGAAGAGCGTTTAGCTAACGAAATTTTAGATGCAGCTAACAATACAGGTGCTGCAGTTAAAAAGCGTGAAGATACGCATAAAATGGCTGAAGCGAATAAAGCATTTGCTCATTATCGTTGGTAA
- the rplD gene encoding 50S ribosomal protein L4: MPKVTLYSQNGSTVGEVELNESVFGIEPNKSVLFDAVIMQRASLRQGTHKVKGRSEVRGGGRKPWRQKGTGRARQGSIRSPQWRGGGIVFGPTPRSYSYKLPKKVRRLALKSALSTKVLENDIVVLESLAFEAPKTKEMVNILNSLSADRKALIVTADQNEFVTLSARNIPGVTVVSATGVNVLDLLNHDKLVITKDAVEKVEEVLA, translated from the coding sequence ATGCCTAAAGTAACATTATATAGCCAAAATGGTTCTACAGTAGGTGAAGTAGAGCTTAATGAATCTGTATTTGGTATTGAGCCTAACAAGAGTGTATTATTCGATGCAGTTATTATGCAAAGAGCTTCCTTAAGACAAGGAACTCACAAAGTAAAAGGTCGTTCTGAAGTACGTGGCGGTGGACGTAAACCTTGGCGTCAAAAAGGTACTGGACGTGCTCGTCAAGGATCAATTCGTTCTCCACAATGGCGTGGTGGTGGAATAGTATTCGGACCTACACCTAGAAGCTACAGCTATAAGCTACCTAAGAAGGTACGTCGCTTAGCACTTAAATCAGCACTATCAACAAAAGTGCTTGAAAATGATATCGTTGTATTAGAGAGCCTAGCATTTGAAGCTCCTAAAACAAAAGAAATGGTAAACATTTTAAACAGTCTTTCTGCAGATCGCAAAGCGTTAATCGTAACTGCTGATCAAAATGAATTCGTGACTCTTTCAGCGCGTAATATTCCTGGAGTAACAGTTGTATCTGCTACAGGTGTGAACGTACTGGACTTATTAAACCACGATAAACTTGTGATCACTAAAGATGCGGTGGAAAAAGTAGAGGAGGTGCTTGCGTAA
- the tuf gene encoding elongation factor Tu, with the protein MGKEKFDRSKTHANIGTIGHVDHGKTTLTAAITTVLAKKGGAEAQAYDQIDAAPEERERGITISTAHVEYETDTRHYAHVDCPGHADYVKNMITGAAQMDGAILVVSASDGPMPQTREHILLSRQVGVPYIVVFLNKCDMVDDEELLELVEMEVRDLLSEYDFPGDDIPVIQGSALKALEGDAAYEEKIIELMAAVDDYIPTPERDTEKDFMMPVEDVFSITGRGTVATGRVDRGKLNVGDEIEIIGLAEESSKTTVTGVEMFRKLLDYAEAGDNIGALLRGVSREDIERGQVLAKPGSITPHQKFKAEVYVLSKEEGGRHTPFFTNYRPQFYFRTTDVTGIVNLPEGVEMVMPGDNIEMTVELIAPIALEEGTKFSIREGGRTVGAGVVATITE; encoded by the coding sequence ATGGGTAAAGAAAAATTCGATCGTTCCAAAACACATGCGAATATCGGTACAATTGGTCACGTTGACCACGGTAAAACAACTTTAACTGCTGCTATTACAACTGTTCTTGCTAAAAAAGGTGGAGCAGAGGCACAAGCATATGATCAAATTGATGCAGCGCCAGAAGAGCGTGAGCGTGGAATCACAATTTCTACTGCACACGTTGAGTACGAAACTGACACTCGTCACTATGCACACGTAGATTGCCCAGGACATGCTGACTATGTTAAAAATATGATCACTGGTGCGGCGCAAATGGATGGAGCTATCCTAGTTGTTTCAGCTTCTGATGGTCCAATGCCACAAACTCGTGAGCACATCCTTCTTTCTCGTCAGGTTGGTGTACCTTACATCGTTGTTTTCTTAAACAAATGTGATATGGTAGATGACGAAGAGTTACTAGAATTAGTAGAAATGGAAGTGCGTGACTTATTATCTGAGTATGACTTCCCTGGTGATGACATTCCTGTTATCCAAGGTTCAGCTCTTAAAGCTCTTGAAGGAGACGCTGCATACGAAGAAAAAATTATTGAGTTAATGGCTGCAGTTGATGACTACATCCCAACTCCAGAGCGTGACACAGAAAAAGATTTCATGATGCCAGTTGAGGATGTATTCTCGATCACTGGTCGTGGTACAGTTGCTACTGGTCGTGTTGACCGCGGTAAATTAAATGTTGGAGATGAAATCGAAATCATCGGTTTAGCTGAAGAGTCAAGCAAAACTACAGTTACTGGTGTAGAAATGTTCCGTAAGCTTCTTGATTATGCTGAAGCTGGAGACAACATTGGTGCATTACTTCGTGGTGTATCACGTGAAGACATTGAGCGTGGGCAAGTTTTAGCTAAGCCTGGTTCAATTACTCCACACCAAAAATTTAAAGCTGAAGTTTACGTATTATCAAAAGAAGAAGGTGGACGTCATACTCCATTCTTCACAAACTACCGTCCTCAGTTCTACTTCCGTACAACTGATGTAACTGGTATCGTTAATCTTCCAGAAGGCGTAGAAATGGTTATGCCTGGGGATAACATTGAAATGACAGTTGAGCTTATCGCTCCTATCGCACTTGAAGAAGGTACTAAATTCTCTATTCGTGAGGGTGGACGTACTGTAGGTGCTGGAGTAGTAGCTACTATCACTGAGTGA
- the fusA gene encoding elongation factor G, with product MAREFSLEKTRNIGIMAHIDAGKTTTTERVLYYTGRIHKIGETHEGASQMDWMEQEQERGITITSAATTAQWEGHRVNIIDTPGHVDFTVEVERSLRVLDGAVAVLDAQSGVEPQTETVWRQATTYGVPRVVFVNKMDKIGADFLYSLSTIHDRLQANAAAIQLPIGAEDEFHGIIDLVEMNAVFYGNDLGTDIEVREIPEEYMDQAEEYREKLVEAVAELDEDLMEKYLGGEEITKEELKAAIRQGTVNVEFYPVICGSAFKNKGVQLMLDAVVDYLPSPLDVPAIKGTLPDTNEEVTRPSSDDEPFSALAFKVMTDPFVGKLTFFRVYSGTLDAGSYVQNSTKGKRERVGRILQMHANSREEISKVYAGDIAAAVGLKVTTTGDTLSEEKNQVILESMEFPEPVISLSIEPKSKADQDKMTTALQKLQEEDPTFRAHTDQETGQVIIEGMGELHLDILVDRMRREFKVEANVGAPQVAYRETFRAAAKVEGKFARQSGGRGQFGHVWIEFEPNEEGKGFEFENKIVGGVVPREYIPAVGAGLEDAMGNGVLAGYPLVDVKAALVDGSYHDVDSSEMAFKIAASMALKNAISKCNPVILEPIMKVEVVMPDEYLGDIMGDVTSRRGRVEGMEARGNAQVVRAMVPLSEMFGYATALRSNTQGRGTFSMHFDHYEEVPKAISEEIIKKNKGE from the coding sequence ATGGCAAGAGAGTTCTCCTTAGAAAAGACTCGAAATATCGGTATCATGGCACATATTGATGCTGGTAAAACAACAACAACTGAGCGTGTACTTTATTACACTGGTCGTATTCATAAAATCGGTGAAACTCATGAAGGTGCATCTCAAATGGACTGGATGGAGCAAGAACAAGAACGTGGTATTACTATTACTTCTGCTGCAACAACTGCACAGTGGGAAGGTCACCGCGTTAATATCATCGATACACCAGGACACGTAGACTTCACTGTTGAAGTTGAGCGTTCACTTCGTGTGCTTGACGGAGCAGTAGCAGTTCTTGATGCTCAATCAGGCGTTGAGCCTCAAACTGAAACAGTTTGGCGACAGGCGACTACTTACGGAGTTCCCCGAGTGGTGTTCGTTAATAAAATGGACAAAATCGGTGCAGACTTCTTATATTCTCTAAGCACTATTCACGATCGTTTACAAGCCAATGCAGCTGCAATTCAACTACCAATCGGAGCGGAAGATGAATTCCACGGGATTATCGATTTAGTTGAAATGAACGCTGTTTTTTACGGGAACGATTTAGGAACTGATATAGAAGTTCGTGAAATTCCTGAAGAGTATATGGATCAAGCTGAAGAATACCGTGAAAAATTAGTTGAAGCGGTTGCCGAGCTTGATGAAGATTTAATGGAAAAATACTTAGGCGGCGAAGAAATTACTAAGGAAGAGCTTAAAGCTGCAATCCGTCAAGGAACAGTTAATGTTGAGTTCTATCCAGTAATTTGTGGATCAGCTTTCAAAAACAAAGGTGTTCAATTAATGCTTGATGCAGTTGTTGACTATCTTCCATCACCATTAGATGTTCCGGCTATCAAAGGTACTCTTCCTGATACTAACGAAGAAGTTACTCGCCCTTCTAGTGACGATGAGCCATTCTCAGCACTTGCATTTAAAGTTATGACAGACCCATTTGTTGGTAAATTAACATTCTTCCGTGTTTACTCAGGAACATTAGACGCGGGTTCATATGTACAAAACTCAACAAAAGGTAAGCGTGAACGTGTAGGTCGTATTTTACAAATGCACGCAAACTCACGTGAAGAGATATCAAAAGTTTATGCTGGTGATATTGCAGCTGCAGTTGGACTAAAAGTTACAACTACAGGTGATACGTTGAGCGAAGAGAAAAATCAAGTTATTCTTGAGTCTATGGAATTCCCTGAGCCGGTAATTTCACTTTCGATCGAACCAAAATCAAAAGCTGACCAAGATAAAATGACAACAGCACTTCAAAAACTTCAAGAAGAAGATCCAACGTTTAGAGCACATACTGACCAAGAAACAGGCCAAGTAATTATCGAAGGTATGGGTGAATTACACTTAGACATCCTCGTTGATCGCATGCGCCGTGAGTTCAAGGTAGAAGCAAATGTAGGTGCTCCACAGGTTGCATATCGTGAAACTTTCCGTGCTGCTGCAAAAGTTGAAGGGAAATTCGCGCGTCAATCAGGTGGACGTGGACAATTCGGTCACGTTTGGATCGAATTTGAGCCAAATGAAGAAGGTAAAGGCTTTGAATTTGAAAATAAAATTGTCGGTGGTGTAGTTCCACGTGAGTACATTCCAGCCGTTGGAGCTGGATTAGAAGATGCAATGGGCAATGGTGTACTTGCTGGGTATCCACTAGTTGATGTGAAAGCTGCTCTTGTAGATGGTTCTTACCATGATGTTGACTCATCTGAGATGGCCTTTAAAATCGCAGCATCTATGGCATTGAAAAATGCGATCTCTAAATGTAACCCAGTCATCCTTGAACCTATTATGAAGGTTGAAGTTGTAATGCCTGATGAGTACTTAGGAGACATCATGGGTGACGTTACATCACGTCGTGGTCGCGTTGAAGGTATGGAAGCTCGCGGTAACGCACAGGTCGTTCGTGCGATGGTTCCATTATCTGAAATGTTTGGGTATGCTACTGCATTGCGTTCTAATACGCAAGGTCGTGGTACATTCTCAATGCACTTTGATCACTACGAAGAAGTACCAAAAGCAATTTCAGAAGAAATTATTAAGAAAAATAAAGGTGAATAA
- the rpsS gene encoding 30S ribosomal protein S19, giving the protein MGRSLKKGPFVDDHLMKKIESLNETDGKRVVKTWSRRSTIFPQFIGHTIAVYDGRKHVPVYISEDMVGHKLGEFAPTRTYKGHASDDKKTRR; this is encoded by the coding sequence ATGGGTCGCAGCTTAAAAAAAGGACCTTTTGTAGATGATCATTTAATGAAAAAAATTGAGAGCTTGAATGAAACTGATGGTAAGCGTGTGGTTAAAACATGGTCTCGTCGTTCAACGATTTTCCCTCAATTCATTGGTCATACAATTGCAGTTTATGATGGTCGAAAACATGTGCCTGTATATATAAGTGAAGACATGGTTGGTCACAAGCTTGGAGAGTTTGCACCAACTCGTACGTATAAAGGTCACGCTAGTGATGACAAGAAAACAAGACGTTAA
- the rpsL gene encoding 30S ribosomal protein S12: MPTINQLVRKGRETKVKKSMSPALNKGYNSFKKSQTNVSSPQKRGVCTRVGTMTPKKPNSALRKYARVRLTNGIEVTAYIPGIGHNLQEHSVVLIRGGRVKDLPGVRYHIVRGALDTAGVDNRMQSRSKYGTKRPKAAKK; this comes from the coding sequence ATGCCTACTATTAATCAATTAGTACGCAAAGGTCGCGAGACGAAAGTTAAAAAATCAATGTCCCCTGCTTTGAATAAAGGGTACAATAGCTTCAAAAAGTCACAAACTAACGTTTCATCTCCACAAAAACGTGGTGTATGTACACGTGTAGGTACAATGACACCTAAGAAGCCGAACTCAGCACTTCGTAAATATGCTCGTGTTCGTTTAACGAATGGAATTGAAGTTACAGCATATATTCCTGGGATTGGACATAATCTACAAGAACATAGTGTTGTATTAATCCGTGGCGGACGTGTAAAAGACTTACCAGGGGTACGTTATCACATCGTTCGTGGTGCGTTAGATACTGCTGGTGTTGATAACCGCATGCAAAGTCGTTCTAAATATGGAACGAAAAGACCTAAAGCAGCAAAGAAATAA
- the rpsJ gene encoding 30S ribosomal protein S10, whose amino-acid sequence MAKEKIRIRLKAYDHRILDQSAEKIVATAKRSGANVSGPIPLPTEKSVYTILRAVHKYKDSREQFEMRTHKRLIDIVNPTPKTVDSLMRLDLPSGVDIEIKL is encoded by the coding sequence ATGGCAAAAGAAAAAATTCGTATTCGATTAAAAGCTTACGATCACCGAATTCTTGATCAATCTGCAGAAAAAATCGTAGCAACAGCTAAGCGATCAGGTGCAAATGTCTCTGGTCCGATTCCGTTACCAACTGAAAAGTCTGTTTATACGATTCTTCGTGCTGTTCATAAGTATAAAGATTCTCGTGAGCAATTTGAAATGCGTACACATAAACGCTTAATTGATATCGTAAATCCTACTCCAAAAACAGTAGATTCACTAATGCGTTTAGACTTGCCGTCAGGTGTAGATATTGAAATTAAACTATAA
- the rplB gene encoding 50S ribosomal protein L2 gives MAIKKYKPTSNGRRGMSVSDFAEITTDTPEKSLLAPLNKKGGRNNQGRLTVRHQGGGHKRQYRIIDFKRDKDGIPGRVATIEYDPNRSANIALINYVDGEKRYILAPKNLEVGMEIMSGPEADIKVGNALPLVNIPVGTVIHNIELKPGRGGQLVRSAGTSAQVLGKEGKYVLVRLTSGEVRMVLAACRASIGQVGNEQHELINIGKAGRSRWLGKRPTVRGSVMNPVDHPHGGGEGRAPIGRKSPMTPWGKPTLGYKTRKKNKKSDKFIVRRRKK, from the coding sequence ATGGCGATTAAAAAGTATAAACCTACCTCAAACGGTCGTCGTGGTATGTCGGTATCAGATTTCGCAGAAATCACTACTGATACTCCCGAGAAGTCGTTATTGGCTCCTTTAAATAAAAAGGGTGGACGTAACAACCAAGGTAGATTAACAGTACGTCATCAAGGTGGCGGTCATAAGCGTCAATACCGCATCATTGATTTTAAACGCGACAAAGATGGTATACCAGGACGCGTTGCTACAATCGAGTATGATCCAAATAGATCAGCTAATATTGCGTTAATTAACTATGTTGATGGTGAAAAACGTTATATTCTAGCTCCGAAAAATTTAGAAGTGGGCATGGAAATCATGTCTGGCCCAGAAGCGGATATTAAAGTGGGTAATGCATTACCTTTAGTTAATATTCCTGTTGGTACAGTTATTCATAACATTGAACTTAAACCAGGTAGAGGTGGACAATTAGTACGTTCTGCTGGAACATCTGCTCAAGTTCTTGGTAAAGAAGGAAAATACGTTTTAGTACGTTTAACTTCAGGTGAAGTGCGTATGGTATTAGCTGCTTGCCGTGCTTCTATTGGTCAAGTTGGTAATGAGCAACACGAACTTATTAATATCGGTAAAGCAGGTCGTTCTCGTTGGTTAGGTAAACGCCCAACTGTACGTGGATCTGTAATGAACCCAGTTGATCACCCACATGGTGGTGGTGAAGGTAGAGCTCCTATCGGACGTAAGTCACCAATGACACCTTGGGGTAAACCAACACTCGGTTATAAAACGCGCAAGAAAAATAAGAAGTCAGATAAATTTATCGTGCGTCGTCGTAAAAAATAA
- a CDS encoding 50S ribosomal protein L7ae-like protein — protein MSYEKVSQATKIIIGTKQTVKALKSEAVKEVIVAADADERIISKIVNVAKANDVPINKVDSMKQLGRACGIEVGAATVAIIY, from the coding sequence TTGTCTTATGAAAAAGTATCACAGGCAACAAAGATTATAATAGGTACAAAGCAGACGGTTAAAGCTCTCAAATCGGAAGCTGTGAAAGAAGTGATCGTTGCTGCTGATGCTGATGAACGCATAATTAGTAAAATTGTGAATGTAGCTAAAGCGAACGATGTGCCTATTAATAAAGTAGATTCAATGAAACAGCTAGGTAGAGCTTGTGGAATTGAAGTGGGAGCAGCAACAGTTGCAATTATTTATTAA